A single region of the Vicia villosa cultivar HV-30 ecotype Madison, WI linkage group LG4, Vvil1.0, whole genome shotgun sequence genome encodes:
- the LOC131597950 gene encoding protein EDS1L-like — protein MGSIIKVEAAVNDKEFHYDGNFAIPRKPPDSPLLRVYNADTLLHSKHIDSNLKKKQQQSKTQTINLQRAQVFFHTHTKFAKIDGLLQLSLPFDPGPLLLPPSITTMILALFAYNYSVHGTDIFNTYCQINYLNSASKVFDQMPNRDFIFLYLPKETIITSNTSLQHVGKMTTNTFSVMLLTNFIFLFDPGGTHGLFLFDLGGTHGLANLLLNYDEEVKKGMAEGKQVVFTGHSSGAVLAILVTFWALEENLNQIQHKSPMCVTFGSPLVGNHIFSHASNRQNWSRRFVHFVMIYDIVPRIFLAPFSSIEKILSPALQLLTPDDNNFESQDSIRESLSCEFYSTVMRNAAAVTRHVACNLMGNTNLLLETMTNFVELSPYRPFGTYIFCNGNGQLIVVNNSDAVLQLMFHIAQLKDSTQLSEVANKSLLQHLAYEAELEESLGMQNVVHLNKLDDLPLSSGDALNTDIAAALDSLGLSVRARLCLRAAGELEKQKERNEEKIKKEIQEKAVPSMRYLEEYKATCEINKGKGYYDSFKVQTETKDFQANVKRLELTGVWDLGGQLKVCTKVWLSKFKQWDPGKINVAITI, from the exons ATGGGGTCG ATTATCAAGGTCGAGGCTGCCGTCAATGACAAAGAGTTTCACTATGATGGAAATTTTGCAATTCCACGTAAACCACCTGATTCACCACTTTTGAGGGTTTACAATGCCGATACTCTTTTACACTCAAAACATATTGATTCCAATTTGAAGAAGAAGCAACAACAGTCAAAAACACAAACTATTAACTTGCAACGTGCACAAGTTTTTTTCCACACACATACGAAGTTTGCAAAAATAGATGGCCTCCTTCAACTCTCATTGCCTTTCGATCCAGGTCCACTCTTATTGCCACCTTCAATCACGACAATGATTTTGGCTTTGTTTGCTTACAATTATTCTGTTCATGGGACTGATATCTTCAACACATATTGTCAAATAAATTACCTGAATAGTGCAAGCAAGGTGTTTGATCAAATGCCAAACAGGGACTTCATTTTCCTCTATCTTCCCAAAGAAACTATTATTACTTCAAACACAAGTCTGCAGCATGTCGGGAAGATGACTACAAACACATTCTCGGTAATGCTACTAACAAACTTCATATTTCTTTTCGATCCCGGTGGAACTCATGGGCTGTTTCTTTTCGATCTCGGTGGAACTCATGGGCTGGCAAATTTACTTCTTAATTACGATGAGGAGGTGAAGAAAGGTATGGCAGAAGGGAAGCAAGTAGTGTTTACAGGTCATTCTTCAGGTGCTGTGTTGGCCATTCTTGTAACATTTTGGGCATTAGAAGAGAATCTTAACCAAATTCAGCATAAGTCACCCATGTGTGTTACTTTTGGTTCTCCTTTGGTTGGTAATCATATATTCTCTCATGCTTCAAACAGACAAAACTGGTCTCGTCGCTTCGTACACTTTGTCATGATATATGACATAGTGCCAAGGATTTTTCTTGCTCCTTTTTCTAGTATTGAAAAAATTCTTAGTCCTGCTCTTCAGCTTTTGACTCCCGACGACAACAACTTTGAATCTCAGGATTCAATAAGAGAGAGTTTGAGTTGTGAATTTTACTCGACCGTGATGAGGAATGCAGCAGCTGTTACAAGGCATGTTGCTTGTAATCTGATGGGAAACACAAATTTGCTGCTGGAGACTATGACAAATTTTGTTGAGTTAAGCCCTTATAGACCCTTTGGAACTTACATTTTCTGCAATGGTAATGGCCAGTTGATTGTGGTAAATAACTCAGACGCCGTTTTACAACTCATGTTTCATATTGCTCAGCTAAAAGATTCGACACAGCTTTCTGAAGTTGCCAACAAAAGCTTACTGCAACATCTAGCCTATGAAGCTGAATTAGAGGAGAGTTTGGGAATGCAAAATGTGGTGCACTTAAACAAACTTGATGACCTTCCCTTGTCATCTGGTGATGCTCTTAATACCGATATTGCAGCCGCCTTGGATAGCCTTGGACTGAGCGTAAGAGCACGGCTGTGCCTTAGAGCAGCTGGTGAGTTAGAAAAGCAAAAAGAAAGAAATGAggagaaaataaaaaaggagatTCAGGAGAAGGCTGTGCCAAGCATGAGGTATTTGGAAGAGTACAAAGCAACCTGTGAGATAAACAAAGGAAAAGGTTATTATGATTCCTTCAAGGTGCAAACAGAGACAAAGGATTTCCAAGCAAACGTGAAGAGGCTCGAGCTTACGGGAGTATGGGATCTTGGTGGACAATTGAAGGTGTGCACAAAAGTTTGGCTCTCCAAATTCAAGCAATGGGATCCAGGAAAGATTAATGTAGCAATCACTATTTAG